A stretch of the Aegilops tauschii subsp. strangulata cultivar AL8/78 chromosome 4, Aet v6.0, whole genome shotgun sequence genome encodes the following:
- the LOC109733275 gene encoding allene oxide synthase 2 yields MNQSAVGSLVPRQAPGSYGLPFVSAIRDRLDFYYFQGEAKYFESRVEKHGSTVLRINVPPGPFMARDPRVVAVLDAKSFPVLFDVDKVEKKNLFTGTYMPSTSLTGGFRVCSYLDPSEPTHTKVKQLLFSLLASRKDAVIPAFRSHFSSLLATVESQLVLGGKSNFNMLNDFTSFEFIADAYFGVLPSASDLGTTGPTKAAKWLIFQLHPLVTFGLPLILEEPLLHTVLLPPIFVSGDYKALYKYFYAAATKALDMAESLGLNRDEACHNLLFATVFNSYGGLKVMLPGILGRIAEAGEKFHQRLAAEVRIAVADAGGKVTIEALEKMELTKSAVWEALRLEPPVKFQYGRAKADMNIESHDAVFAVKKGEMLFGYQPCATKDPRVFGSTAREFVGDRFVGEGSKLLQYVYWSNGRETESPSVDNKQCPGKNLVVLVGRLLVVEMFLRYDTFAADVGVDLLGPKVEFTGVTKATSGPGAV; encoded by the coding sequence ATGAACCAGAGCGCCGTGGGTTCCCTGGTGCCGCGGCAGGCGCCGGGCAGCTACGGCCTGCCGTTCGTCTCGGCCATCCGCGACCGCCTCGACTTCTACTACTTCCAGGGCGAGGCCAAGTACTTCGAGTCCCGCGTCGAGAAGCACGGCTCCACCGTCCTCCGCATCAACGTCCCGCCGGGCCCCTTCATGGCGCGCGACCCGCGCGTGGTCGCCGTGCTCGACGCCAAGAGCTTCCCCGTGCTCTTCGACGTCGACAAGGTCGAGAAGAAGAACCTCTTCACCGGCACCTACATGCCCTCCACCTCCCTCACAGGTGGCTTCCGCGTCTGCTCCTACCTCGACCCCTCCGAGCCCACCCACACCAAGGTCAAGCAGCTGCTCTTCTCCCTCCTCGCCTCCCGCAAGGACGCCGTCATCCCGGCCTTCCGCTCCCACTTCTCCTCGCTCCTCGCCACCGTCGAGTCGCAGCTTGTTCTCGGCGGCAAGTCCAACTTCAACATGCTCAACGACTTCACCTCCTTCGAGTTCATCGCCGACGCCTACTTCGGCGTGCTCCCCTCCGCCTCAGACCTCGGCACCACCGGCCCCACCAAGGCCGCCAAGTGGCTCATATTCCAGCTCCACCCGCTCGTCACGTTCGGCCTCCCTTTGATCCTCGAGGAGCCGCTCCTCCACACCGTGCTTCTCCCGCCCATCTTCGTCAGCGGCGACTACAAGGCGCTCTACAAGTACTTCTACGCCGCCGCGACCAAGGCGCTCGACATGGCCGAGAGCCTCGGGCTGAACCGGGACGAGGCATGCCACAACCTGCTGTTCGCCACCGTGTTCAACAGCTACGGCGGCCTCAAGGTGATGCTCCCGGGGATCCTCGGGCGCATCGCTGAGGCCGGAGAGAAGTTCCACCAGAGGCTGGCCGCGGAGGTACGCATCGCCGTGGCGGACGCCGGCGGCAAGGTGACGATAGAGGCGCTGGAGAAGATGGAGCTGACCAAGTCGGCGGTGTGGGAGGCGCTGCGTCTGGAGCCGCCCGTCAAGTTCCAGTACGGCCGCGCCAAGGCCGACATGAACATCGAGAGCCACGACGCGGTGTTCGCCGTGAAGAAGGGAGAGATGCTGTTCGGGTACCAGCCATGCGCCACCAAGGACCCCCGCGTGTTCGGCTCCACGGCGAGGGAGTTCGTCGGCGACCGGTTTGTCGGGGAGGGAAGCAAGCTGCTGCAGTACGTGTACTGGTCCAACGGAAGAGAGACCGAGAGCCCCAGCGTGGACAACAAGCAGTGCCCCGGCAAGAATCTGGTCGTGCTCGTCGGCAGGCTCCTGGTCGTCGAGATGTTCCTCCGGTACGACACCTTTGCCGCCGACGTCGGCGTCGACCTGCTCGGCCCCAAGGTTGAATTCACCGGTGTCACCAAGGCCACGTCCGGTCCTGGGGCTGTTTAA